The nucleotide sequence GTTTTCTAGGGAAGCTACCTCGACGATTTTCAGACCCCGTCCTCCTGTATCCCCTGTCGGCTGACCCCCTCTGTCACTTTGCACCCCCCTCATTGGAGGGTTGCCTGGCAGTGGTCCCCCAATAGAATGAGTGTTCAGCTGTATCTGATGATTGACTGTGTGGTCCGGCAGCAGACCAGAGTGTGAGGGCAATCTCTGGGGCTGTTCTGGGGTTCTGAAGAAGGGGTAGTTCTCAGTACTGCTCACGCTGCACAGAGTTCCTTCACCTCGACAATGAGCGCTCATGCTGTAAGGTCCTTCATCGTGACCTAGTCTCTGGGTGGCATGTTCCAGCTGTGGAGTCGCCATAGCAATAGTCTCACCATCAATATCGTCATGACCTACAGGAAACAAAATGATAAAATCATTTGTTAGTTATCTGGCTGTCAATTGTCTATATACCAGTccatcatcttcctcctcctcctccacacaccTGCGTCTGGCCAACATCCTCCAAAGTCATCCTcagctccctcctcctcctttatCAAGATGACATCTGGACTCTCCACAACTGCACACTGAaccataaaacacacacattcattcaaaTATGTACATATTTCTAGAGTAGTAGTAGCCTATGTCAGTAATGTGTGATGAGCTATTATTGCCACACCTCTTTTTTGACTGTGGATGGACTCTCCTCTTCCCCTATAGTAATAGAAGCGTCATCCCTGTTGTTAACAGCCGCGTGGCGCTCAGGTGTCTTATCTATGAGTAAGAGCATAGGTCAAAAACCGTTCCACTTCCAACATACTATGATCAATTGACTGGTCGCCCAGCTAGCAGCATTTCGAGAACCTGAACCAACCTGTGAGTTTTGCCCGAGGCTTGCACAAAGTTCTGCCGAAAGAAAAACGACTGCCCCGCGGTGTACTCGCCCGTTGTAGCCGCAGGGAGAAAAGCTCACTCTTCATCCCTTTCATCTTCATCTTCAGCGCTTCGTTGTCTTTGTAGCTGCGAGAAATCTCCAAGTGTAAATCAGCCGAGCTCTCGGAAAAGAGTTGACTGATCTCGACAACGGCCGCTCTAGCGAGCACGTCCATTATGGAAGCGAGTTGGGTCTGTAAAGACAAATGAGCCTGCATCTTTGTTGACATCGATTCCAGTGGCGAGataaaagacagagggagaaattggagaaaaaaaatcagaTCATTGATCAGACAAGCTGTGACGATTTTGTCAGTGTACATAAAACTACTTCCGGTGAATAAACGCAGTGCTGACCGTAATTATAAGAAGACCTCCGCAACTTTTTTGGGGGAGGACCAGCACCACAGATTTATGcgtacaatgccttcagaaagaattcagaccccttgatttttccacGTTTTtttctgttacagcctgaattgaacattgattaaatgtagattttttccccactggcctacacacaatacccacatAATGTCAAAATGAGCCGTGAATTTCAacaacagattcaaccacaaagaccagggagg is from Salvelinus namaycush isolate Seneca chromosome 17, SaNama_1.0, whole genome shotgun sequence and encodes:
- the LOC120062005 gene encoding zinc finger protein 672-like isoform X2, whose product is MSTKMQAHLSLQTQLASIMDVLARAAVVEISQLFSESSADLHLEISRSYKDNEALKMKMKGMKSELFSLRLQRASTPRGSRFSFGRTLCKPRAKLTGHDDIDGETIAMATPQLEHATQRLGHDEGPYSMSAHCRGEGTLCSVSSTENYPFFRTPEQPQRLPSHSGLLPDHTVNHQIQLNTHSIGGPLPGNPPMRGVQSDRGGQPTGDTGGRGLKIVEVASLENTPKTPTTTLATGGVTVRRPGLVNQFQRHHVPHGTKPLLCSDCGKRFSRRLDLIRHRAVHTGETPVICNLCGNSFVNKTTLRVHMRIHTGEKPYMCSLCGKGFTQKGSLTIHLRTHSGEKPYSCSHCGASFNNHSNLRRHMVTHLEQAGTLTL
- the LOC120062005 gene encoding zinc finger protein 316-like isoform X1, coding for MSTKMQAHLSLQTQLASIMDVLARAAVVEISQLFSESSADLHLEISRSYKDNEALKMKMKGMKSELFSLRLQRASTPRGSRFSFGRTLCKPRAKLTDKTPERHAAVNNRDDASITIGEEESPSTVKKECAVVESPDVILIKEEEGAEDDFGGCWPDAGHDDIDGETIAMATPQLEHATQRLGHDEGPYSMSAHCRGEGTLCSVSSTENYPFFRTPEQPQRLPSHSGLLPDHTVNHQIQLNTHSIGGPLPGNPPMRGVQSDRGGQPTGDTGGRGLKIVEVASLENTPKTPTTTLATGGVTVRRPGLVNQFQRHHVPHGTKPLLCSDCGKRFSRRLDLIRHRAVHTGETPVICNLCGNSFVNKTTLRVHMRIHTGEKPYMCSLCGKGFTQKGSLTIHLRTHSGEKPYSCSHCGASFNNHSNLRRHMVTHLEQAGTLTL